The Drosophila sulfurigaster albostrigata strain 15112-1811.04 chromosome 3, ASM2355843v2, whole genome shotgun sequence genomic sequence CCGCGAGGAGAGCACGCTGCCCAGTTCGCTGCTCCAAGTGTCGCCGTTGCAACAGGCAAACGAACTCATTACAGCAATGCCTAGCCAACTGGAGCGATACTCTTTGGCAAAGTCAATGGCCCGTTCACCGCTGCCACAATCGATGAGATAGAGCAACGCTAGCTGCGTTGCCATGCCGCCATTGCAGAGCACTTGGACCCAGTTGCGTTGTCCCTCGCCCTCCTTGAAGTCGTGCTCGAACTTTCGCTTCAACTGTGCTCGAAATTTGGTGGCACGCGACGAGCTGAAGAAGAACACCACTAAACTGGCGAAAAACGGATGACTCGCTATCGATAGCGTAAAGGCAACAATTATGCCTAAAGCAGCTCCCGATTTGCTCACCGAGCGACGTCGCAGCGCCACCGTCATCAGGGCCAGCGGGGCCAAGGTCGAGAACAGCCAGCGGGTAGGTGGTATGACTGCGGGTTCTAAAAATCATTTTGAGGCTTATCAGTGTGAAAGTGAAATGCGTTAATTAATCGAACTCACCTTCGAAGCCGGCGCTCCAGAATTTCGAGAATGCCACATTGCCCAACCACATAAAAAGTGAGATGGGTATGGAGAGCCCGCAGAATAATAAGGGCATCCAATCGCCGTTCATGATTGTTTGCTATTCACTTTCTTTCTATTTTCgacgaaaacaaaatgaacttTCATtccaaaaaatgtaaacaaatgaTTTCAGCAGTTTGTCGGGTCGGGTGTGACCATATTCTACCCTGAACacctaatataccaaagcacTCGCTTGGAATTCATTTCACACCGTACAGGGTGACTCAGGTAAAGCGCAAGAAATTTAAACTGTGCCGcgaattttgatttgttgccGTAcagatgttttttttgtataatactTTGTATTACGATTATTTCCGaattgtgtatgtatatttagtttttcaaCATTGAGTGTGCATtaattacacaaatattttatattttcgttgCGAttaaatatttcgtatattttttttatatttttgttcagTTTAAATAGTATTGCACAGATCCCATTGATAGGTTTTTTTCAGACTAAATAAAGTTTTCATAGGCACTCAGCATGGTCCTACACTTAAGGCTTTGCTATAACTCCAAAGTTTTGTTCAACCAAACGAAATACCCAAAACAATGAGATAATTTAGAACAGtgcaattacaaaattttatgttatcAATACGAATAGAAAAATTTTTATGCAGCATGcacagaaatattaaaaaatatataatatataaaaccGAGGTAATAgaatattatacataaaacggataaatatgaataaaataaggTCAATGCAGTAAGGTTTTACAAGAGtactcaaatttatttattgcgtattttgaatatatattaagtgaaaatacaaaaaaagtgatCAGGACACTTGCCCCTAATAAAACCCAGGGTCGCAATAACACTTTATTACTCCCGTTTTTATTTAGTGAACACTCGAAGCTGgacaaatttttcaattaatattcataGATGGTCTAAATAGATTTTTTGGttcatgcaaatttattttcataggCCTAggcaatttgttattaatgaaaagtttgctttttgttgatCTAATCAAACTAGGTTGGCTCTCAGAGCgtggtttttaattaaaaatatgcgtAGCCTTGAAACAATCTCAGAAAACGCTCAAgcctttaaatatttgtatgtacatacaaatgtacagTTCAATACTCGGAATAGAATatacaacaaatgaaaaaagacaaaaatgtTGGAACAACTTAAGCGAGGCGATAAGAAAAAAATCCGAGTTTAACATTGGACTGTTTAGACTTAAACAAAGCTAGTTCTGAACTAAAAATAGATATGACGATTCTGCACCAGGAGGCACAGAGGTTATCAAGTGCCAATTACTTCCGTTGAAATTCGATTAAGggtttcaaaacaaaacatatgtAGAGAGCTCTTATAGAACCAAGTGTCCCACAACTACAAGTCATTGGACGTACGACAATTGCAACATGCCTATGAATATGAAGCCAgacatgcatatttaatgaGCCGGACGCGGGGACACACTTGAAAATGCAATACGAAGTGGATGGATGTGTAAATGTATCTGAGAGATACACAATTGCGTATCTTTATATGCTAATAAATGGCCACGCATTTCCCTAAAATGGGTCAAAAGTCTCCCCCATCTGCGTCTACGATGTTGTAACGCAGTCGCAGACGCAGACGAAGACACATGCAATGAAGCGCCCCAAGCCAAGTGATCGATTGACACGATCAAAGTGTTGATATGTAATGGAATAGGCACAAGATAGACTCAAATGAATGACGAGCCACAACTTTAAGTGCTTCGTCTCTAAACGAAtgaatgtgtatatatgtttgtatgtgaaTTACGATTAGAGTCTATCAAtgtctgagtgtgtgaatcctacataaatatattcaaaccGACACATGCAAATGTATTGAAATCGCTCGCCTTCAATGAATCGAGCTCCGGCTCGAGAACTTTACGTTGCCAACGTCTGGCGACGTTACGTTATTCGCAATCCGGCAGTTGTCGCGTTCGGCTGCAGATCGGAACTATCACTTGGATCCTATACGCAAGGCGAAGAAGTATGTGTGTGCCAATGTGGAACTGATTAAAAAATCACTATCAAGGATATATTAAGATCAAAAAGATTTTCCAAAtcttaatataaacaaatattttataaacaaatgatGAAAAGTATCAGTGTCATTAGCTAAGATAAACTTATCAAAAAGGATATAAAAAGgatatttaaacaaaagccGCCCaagttaaataatttcaaaacaaaaacgaaaaaaaaattttaatttttaaaatcgaCATTTCGAGGTTATGTTATAATCAAAAAGTGAAAGTGTGAAtcaatttatgaataattacAACAtagatttaaatttctttttaaataaaatcaccCGAACAAATTTGTGATGatttctaaataaatgttataacggaaaaataaatgtgtgaaGCAATTTGTGAATAATTCCTACATTGATCTAAAGTAATTTTAGTGTATTTGCAAAGAGAAAACTGAAtaaatttgtgtatatttcaaaatcagATCCATACTACTGCTACTGGGCACATAAATCTAAAACTCTATTAAACACGCATGTTCAAAAAGCATTGAAAAATTGGCACATGGAATTACGTCATGTATAAAGTTAAAATCGGGCTCAAGATCGAGCATAGTTTTGTAGTTTAATTTttactgtattttttttttggcatcaGTGCGCTCATTTCAATAAAGTGTCTTTAGTGATAACCCCTTGTGAGACACTGCGAAGAGCAACGAGACAGCAAGTagttgaagaaaaaaatgacCGCTAATAAGactaacattaaaaaaaatatataatcaagaaaatatatgttGATAATACAATTCaacttaatttcaattcacaGTTTGCTGGTTGTGTCTTCGAGCACGCGTTTTCATTGGATCGAAATTAGATTTACTGAAATGTTGCCCTTTCGATGGGGCATGCTGATTGGTGTGGTGCTTCTCATAGCATACACAAATGGAGCGGCCATAGTAAGTGTCCAAATTGTCAACAATTAATtgtatgtttttgtgtgtgtatgagggAGAACTATTAATTACAAACTCATTCTGAAAAGTAAAGTAGTTCAATGCCTAATAAAGCGTGATAAGAGATTTGTGACCAAGGTCAGTTTTCGAAATATCGACAGGGAATGAGATTATGATTAAGCTGTTATTAACATTGAACTTTACTCGTATCTACTGTAGGATCAATCATCTGTTAATGATGATGCTGAGCTAACTCCCCTGACTGATTTAGAGAGAACCAAAAGATAGTAAGTTGATTGTTAAGTGTTAATCAAATCAGGCTAATCTAGCATATTACTTACGCAGTGTTCGGGGACAAACACAGTCTCAGTACTTAAACTTCGGTAAGCCCGAAGAGGATGGCAAGGCGGAGGCGGAAGCTAATGAAAATGGGTCTCGTTCAACTGTTTGTGagtaaaagaaatgaaatattacCAAATTCTTAGTCACCGAGTCATAACTTATTCAGCTGGAAGTCATGGCATGGGACAAGCACAGAGTCAGTTTTCTTCAGGAGATTGCAGTGAATGTTCTGGATATCCTAGTGCCAGTGGCGTAGCAGGTGCCGGCGGCTCATCTCTATATCCGAGTGGTCCCGGCCTCTCCGGTAGACCCGATGCAATCATAAGTCTTCCTGGCACTGGTAAGTTATCAATTGGAAAGCAGAAGATACAAGTCAGAAGTCCAATTTGTATTGTATCTGTCCAGGAACCGGCTATGGACAACAACCAGGCGGTATTGGAACTCAGCCCGGATATGGACAAACTGGTGGTCAAACCGGTAGCGCTGGACAACCCGGTGTAGGTAGTCAGTCCGGAATTGGTGGACAACCCGGCATCGGCGGCCAACCTGGAGCTGGAGGACCACTTGGTGGTGCCGGCACCCAGCAAATTGGAATCGGTGGAGGAGCTGCTGGAGGTCAACCAAGTGGACAACCTGGTATAGGAGGTACGGTTAGCCAACCCGGAACACAATCAGGAACAGGTCAGCCAGGAGGGCCACCTGGGTATGGAACCCAAGGAGGAAGTGGACAACCTGGATACGGAACACAACCAGGAGTCAGCGGTCAACCTGGAGTGGAAGGTACTACTGGCTATGGCACTCAACCGGGATCAAGTACAGGTCAGCCTGGATATGGATCTCAGCCAGGAGTAAGCGGACAGCCTGGAGTAGGAACTCAACCTGGTTCAATCGCCGGCCAACCTGGTTATGGAACACAACCTGCTGCTGGGGCAGGCCAACCTGGTTATGGAGCTCAGCCAGGAGTTGGTGGTACTGGTGTTGCTGGAACTCAACCGGGAGGAGGCGCAGGTCAGCCAGGATATGGAACTCAGCCAGGAGTAAGTGGACAGCCTGGAATAAGTGGTACCAGTGGATACGGAACTCAACCTGGATCAGGTTCAGGTCAGCCTGGATATGGAACTCAACCTGGATCAGGAGCAGGTCAACCTGGTTATGGAACTCAACCAGGAGTAGGTGGTACTGCCGGTTATGGAACTCAACCTGGATCAGGCGCAGGTCAGCCCGGTTATGGAACTCAGCCAGGAGTTGATGGTACTAGTAGTTATGGTACGCAGCCAGGAGTAACTGGTACTGCTGGTTATGGAACTCAACCTGGATCAGGAGCAGGTCAACCTGGTTATGGAACTCAACCTGGATCAGGCGCAGGCCAACCTAGTTATGGAACTCAACCAGGAGTAGGTGGTACTGCTGGTTATGGAACTCAACCTGGATCAGGAGCAGGACAACCAGGTTATGGAACTCAGCCTGGATCAGGAGCAGGCCAACCTGGTTATGGAACTCAACCAGGAGTAGGTGGAACTGCTGGTTATGGAACTCAACCTGGATCAGGAGCAGGTCAACCTGGTTATGGAACTCAGCCTGGATCAGGAGCAGGCCAACCTGGTTATGGAACTCAACCAGGAGTAAGTGGTACTGCCGGTTATGGAACTCAACCTGGATCAGGCGCAGGTCAGCCCGGTTATGGAACTCAGCCAGGAGTTGGTGGTACTGCTGGTTATGGAACTCAACCTGGATCAGGAGCAGGACAACCTGGTTATGGAACTCAACCTGGATCAGGAGCAGGTCAACCTGGATATGGAACTCAGCCTGGATCAGGAGCAGGTCAACCTGGTTATGGAACTCAGCCTGGATCAGGAGCAGGCCAACCTGGTTATGGAACTCAACCTGGATCAGGCGCAGGTCAGCCTGGTTATGGAACTCAGCCAGGAGTTGGTGGTACTGCTGGTTATGGAACTCAACCTGGATCAGGAGCAGGTCAACCTGGTTATGGAACTCAGCCTGGATCAGGAGCAGGCCAACCTGGTTATGGAACTCAACCAGGAGTAAGTGGTACTGCCGGTTATGGAACTCAACCTGGATCAGGAGCAGGTCAACCTGGTTATGGAACTCAGCCTGGATCAGGCGCAGGTCAGCCCGGTTATGGAACTCAACCAGGAGTTGGTGGTACTGCTGGTTATGGAACTCAACCTGGATCAGGAGCAGGACAACCTGGTTATGGAACTCAGCCTGGGTCAGGCGCAGGCCAACCTGGATACGGTGTTCAACCCGGTACCGGCGGATATTCTGGAACTCGTGGAGATCAACCTGCCACAGGACCTGCTTATGGAAGTCAAACTGGATTTGGGGGGCAACCTGGTTATGGAACTCAGCCAGGAGCTGGTGGCCAGCCTGGAATCAGTGGAGTTCAACCCGGAACTGGAGGTGGACAGCCTGGTTATGGTACTCAACCCGGTATTGGTGGACAGCCTGGAATTGGTGGAGGTCAACCAGGAACAGGAGTAGGACAACCTGGTTATGGAACCCAACCCGGTATTGGTGGACAGCCTGGAATTGGAGGAGGTCAACCAGGATTAGTTTACCCTGGTTATGGAGCTCAAGCCGGTAGTGGTGGACAGCCTGGAGTTGGCGGAGGTCAACCCGGAACAGGGGTAGGACAACCTGGTTATGGAACCCAATCCGGTATTGGTGGACAGCCTGGAATTGGAGGAGGCCAACCAGGATTAGTTTATCCTGGATATGGAACTCAACCCGGTAGTGGTGGACAGCCTGGAGTTGGTGGAGTTCAACCCGGAACAGGGGTAGGACAACCTGGTTATGGAACTCAACCTGGTGTTAGTGGACAGCCTGGAATAGGAGGAGGACAACCAGGATTAGTATACCCTGGTTATGGAACTCAACCCGGTAGTGGTGGACAGCTTGGAGTTGGCGGAGGTCAACCCGGAACAGGCGTAGGACAACCTGGTTATGGAACCCAACCCGGTATTGGTGGACAGCCTGGAATTGGAGGAGGTCAACCAGGATTAGTTTACCCTGGTTATGGAACTCAACCCGGTATTGGTGGGCAGCCTGGAGTTGGCGGAGGTCAACCAGGAACTGGAGTAGGACAGCAAGGTTATGGAACTCAACCTGGTATTGGTGGACAACCTGGAATTGGCGGAGGTCAACCAGGAACTGGACAAGGACAGCCTGGTTATGGAACACAACCTGGGGTTGGTGGACAGCCTGGAATTGGCGGAGGTCATCCCGGAACTGGAGTAGGACAGCAAGGTTATGGAACTCAACCCGGTACTGGTGGGCAGCCTGGAATTGGCGGAGGTCAACCAGGAACAGGAGTAGGACAGCCTGGTTATGGAACTCAACCCGGCGTTGGTGGACAGCCTGGAATTGGCGGAGGTCAACCAGGAACTGGACAAGGACAGCCTGGTTATGGAACACAACCTGGGGTTGGTGGACAGCCTGGAATTGGCGGAGGTCAACCCGGAACTGGAGTAGGACAGCAAGGTTATGGAACTCAACCTGGTATTGGTGGACAGCCTGGAATTGGCGGAGGTCAACCAGGAACTGGACAAGGACAGCCTGGTTATGGAACACAACCTGGGGTTGGTGGACAGCCTGGAATTGGCGGAGGTCAACCCGGAACTGGAGTAGGACAGCAAGGTTATGGAACTCAACCCGGTACTGGTGGGCAGCCTGGAATTGGCGGAGGTCAACCAGGAACAGGAGTAGGACAGCCTGGTTATGGAACTCAACCCGGCGTTGGTGGACAGCCTGGAATTGGCGGAGGTCAACCAGGAACTGGACAAGGACAGCCTGGTTATGGAACACAACCTGGGGTTGGTGGACAGCCTGGAATTGGCGGAGGTCAACCTGGAACTGGAGTAGGACAGCAAGGTTATGGAACTCAACCCGGTATTGGTGGACAGCCTGGAATTGGCGGAGGTCAACCCGGAACTGGAGTTGGACAGCCTGGTTATGGTACTCAACCCGGTATTGGTGGACAGCCTGGAATTGGTGGAGGTCAACAAGGAACAGGAGTAGGACAGCCTGGTTATGGAACTCAACCCGGCGTTGGTGGACAGCCTGGAATTGGCGGAGGTCAACCCGGAACTGGAGTTGGACAGCCTGGTTATGGTACTCAACCCGGTATTGGTGGACAGCCTGGAATTGGCGGAGGTCAGCCAGGAACAGGA encodes the following:
- the LOC133842742 gene encoding transmembrane protein 19, translated to MNGDWMPLLFCGLSIPISLFMWLGNVAFSKFWSAGFEEPAVIPPTRWLFSTLAPLALMTVALRRRSVSKSGAALGIIVAFTLSIASHPFFASLVVFFFSSSRATKFRAQLKRKFEHDFKEGEGQRNWVQVLCNGGMATQLALLYLIDCGSGERAIDFAKEYRSSWLGIAVMSSFACCNGDTWSSELGSVLSSRDPVSIISWRRVPRGTNGGVSLIGIAVSLLGGLLVGFGYFVTVRYTVDAKMLLVSPPQWPIILFGGLAGLFGSLLDSVLGGMLQYSGINAQGKIVDAPGKGVRHVSGLRILDNHSVNLISSIVMGVTMPLLALKFWPVR
- the LOC133843338 gene encoding collagen alpha-1(IV) chain, which codes for MLPFRWGMLIGVVLLIAYTNGAAIDQSSVNDDAELTPLTDLERTKRYVRGQTQSQYLNFGKPEEDGKAEAEANENGSRSTVSGSHGMGQAQSQFSSGDCSECSGYPSASGVAGAGGSSLYPSGPGLSGRPDAIISLPGTGTGYGQQPGGIGTQPGYGQTGGQTGSAGQPGVGSQSGIGGQPGIGGQPGAGGPLGGAGTQQIGIGGGAAGGQPSGQPGIGGTVSQPGTQSGTGQPGGPPGYGTQGGSGQPGYGTQPGVSGQPGVEGTTGYGTQPGSSTGQPGYGSQPGVSGQPGVGTQPGSIAGQPGYGTQPAAGAGQPGYGAQPGVGGTGVAGTQPGGGAGQPGYGTQPGVSGQPGISGTSGYGTQPGSGSGQPGYGTQPGSGAGQPGYGTQPGVGGTAGYGTQPGSGAGQPGYGTQPGVDGTSTGQPGYGTQPGSGAGQPSYGTQPGVGGTAGYGTQPGSGAGQPGYGTQPGSGAGQPGYGTQPGVGGTAGYGTQPGSGAGQPGYGTQPGSGAGQPGYGTQPGVSGTAGYGTQPGSGAGQPGYGTQPGVGGTAGYGTQPGSGAGQPGYGTQPGSGAGQPGYGTQPGSGAGQPGYGTQPGSGAGQPGYGTQPGSGAGQPGYGTQPGVGGTAGYGTQPGSGAGQPGYGTQPGSGAGQPGYGTQPGVSGTAGYGTQPGSGAGQPGYGTQPGSGAGQPGYGTQPGVGGTAGYGTQPGSGAGQPGYGTQPGSGAGQPGYGVQPGTGGYSGTRGDQPATGPAYGSQTGFGGQPGYGTQPGAGGQPGISGVQPGTGGGQPGYGTQPGIGGQPGIGGGQPGTGVGQPGYGTQPGIGGQPGIGGGQPGLVYPGYGAQAGSGGQPGVGGGQPGTGVGQPGYGTQSGIGGQPGIGGGQPGLVYPGYGTQPGSGGQPGVGGVQPGTGVGQPGYGTQPGVSGQPGIGGGQPGLVYPGYGTQPGSGGQLGVGGGQPGTGVGQPGYGTQPGIGGQPGIGGGQPGLVYPGYGTQPGIGGQPGVGGGQPGTGVGQQGYGTQPGIGGQPGIGGGQPGTGQGQPGYGTQPGVGGQPGIGGGHPGTGVGQQGYGTQPGTGGQPGIGGGQPGTGVGQPGYGTQPGVGGQPGIGGGQPGTGQGQPGYGTQPGVGGQPGIGGGQPGTGVGQQGYGTQPGIGGQPGIGGGQPGTGQGQPGYGTQPGVGGQPGIGGGQPGTGVGQQGYGTQPGTGGQPGIGGGQPGTGVGQPGYGTQPGVGGQPGIGGGQPGTGQGQPGYGTQPGVGGQPGIGGGQPGTGVGQQGYGTQPGIGGQPGIGGGQPGTGVGQPGYGTQPGIGGQPGIGGGQQGTGVGQPGYGTQPGVGGQPGIGGGQPGTGVGQPGYGTQPGIGGQPGIGGGQPGTGVGQPGYGIQPGVGGQPGIGGGQPGTGVGQPGYGTQPGIAGVQPGGGIGQPGVGGSQIGAPGRYTTGPGAIGGVGTPGGAGYSGATGLLPSGASGSGGVDDAFSQAESVIGDGQASASAQGKKNGGTANTQVSGTYSKGSSFSANAMTSDGDRSASAQVTGNADGAMSQSQGSGGPSQSQAQVQLNNKDGGTKASSQSGGLIHQSQSEVQANDKGGLADAQSSGPGQTSSQAQIGFRPGQDNNGAAAQGGGQASAQSGAHSGQSQSQIHGTSSFGVSYHGAAQSASGTKEQVATYREQNRELFNTISQFGNPGTAVTDRVDAVYSGPSLTSESDRIPELQLKSTKTSKEQDDKTNQPEPSLTENEEVDEGELPEDEYDEDDYYTEPAKPIKLEDYPASASQTKDQQPAPSASAPAPTLTYSQSSPTQKQQAAVPNSPTDAYKVIQNQNGRVNTYPTRTTTETVPSGFRGTVNVEKKFHTKALELHKPKKVNISLEEEDAKPTDVVAQKPRTPDSYVTVTKSVTGSMDNSKNPPQENKNFQSTYYTKSSTCGYFTFSCNIVYGANGRSKICRPKAPANSKC